A region from the Gammaproteobacteria bacterium genome encodes:
- a CDS encoding 3-keto-5-aminohexanoate cleavage protein gives MNNDVIISCAVTGAGDTTSRSNLVPVTPRQIADSAIEAAKAGAAVVHVHVRDPETGQGSRDPALFKETVDMIRDSRVDMIINLTAGMGGDWVPSDGDPSLPGPGTDMIGPEDRLAHVVECKPDICSLDCGTMNFGGNYTYINTAPYLRTMAKITQELGVKPELEVFDLGQIRLARSLIDDGLIDAPPMFQICLGIPWGAGADTETMAAMKQALPENAVWAGFGISKMQMPMVAQAVLLGGNVRVGLEDNIYLDRGVLASNGMLVERAVEIIERMGARILGPGAARAKLGLN, from the coding sequence ATGAATAACGACGTCATCATCAGCTGCGCCGTAACGGGCGCCGGCGACACCACCAGCCGCAGTAACCTGGTACCGGTAACGCCACGCCAGATTGCGGACTCGGCGATCGAGGCCGCCAAAGCCGGCGCCGCGGTGGTCCACGTGCATGTGCGTGACCCGGAAACCGGCCAGGGGTCCCGCGATCCCGCTTTGTTCAAGGAGACCGTGGACATGATTCGCGACAGCAGGGTCGATATGATTATCAACCTGACCGCCGGCATGGGTGGTGACTGGGTGCCGAGCGACGGGGACCCGTCGCTGCCGGGACCGGGAACCGATATGATCGGGCCCGAAGACCGACTGGCGCACGTGGTTGAATGCAAGCCCGATATTTGCAGCCTCGACTGCGGCACTATGAATTTTGGTGGCAACTACACTTACATAAATACCGCGCCCTACCTGCGCACAATGGCAAAAATCACACAGGAGTTGGGCGTTAAACCGGAGCTGGAAGTCTTCGACCTGGGGCAGATCCGTCTCGCGCGCAGCCTGATTGACGATGGCCTGATCGATGCACCACCCATGTTCCAGATCTGTCTCGGCATACCCTGGGGCGCCGGCGCCGACACCGAAACCATGGCCGCGATGAAACAGGCTCTCCCCGAGAATGCAGTCTGGGCTGGTTTCGGGATCTCCAAAATGCAAATGCCGATGGTGGCCCAGGCGGTACTGCTGGGTGGCAATGTCCGCGTTGGACTGGAGGATAATATTTATCTCGATCGCGGAGTGCTCGCCAGCAATGGCATGCTGGTCGAACGGGCGGTTGAAATAATCGAGCGTATGGGTGCCCGGATACTGGGCCCTGGCGCAGCGCGAGCCAAACTGGGGCTAAACTAG
- a CDS encoding ABC transporter substrate-binding protein, translating into MRSKDDKKVDLSAGVSDLEVADKIKDIQQSFESGKLSRRSFMTGALAMGVSLTAASAILNKVEAATPKKGGRLRVGLTGGATTDTLDPGQILDLYMIHLQFGQLRNSLTEVAANGQLTPELAESWEASPDAKNWHFKIRKGVEFHNGKSLTSEDVIASINHHLGEDSKSAAKGIMAGVVSVKADGKHAINVELSGGDADFPFLLTDYHMNICPANSDGTIDWASGIGTGGYVLKQHDAGVRSFTTRNPNYWKEGFAHFDEVEITQIADATARSQALQGGQLDVINNVPTQTIHLMKRVPGIKIEATTGNKQITLPMRTDTAPFDNNDVRTAVKYIVDREEWLRKVVHGFGQLGNDHPIGPANIYRATEAELPQRQYDPDKAKFHLKKAGLSKLDIDFHAAETGFGGALDAGQLMAASARAAGININVVREPDDGYWSNVWMKKPFSACYWSGRATENWIFSQIYAADASWNDTYWKHDKFNKLLVLARAELDPNKRRILYVEMQQIVHHEGGVCLPLFRSDVMAYNERLHVPEVIGNNWELDGAKNSERWWFA; encoded by the coding sequence GTGAGATCCAAAGACGATAAAAAAGTTGATCTGAGCGCGGGCGTGTCCGATCTCGAGGTCGCGGATAAAATCAAAGATATTCAGCAGTCATTCGAGTCGGGAAAACTGTCCCGCCGCAGTTTTATGACCGGCGCCCTGGCGATGGGTGTGTCGTTGACCGCGGCATCGGCCATTCTCAACAAGGTCGAAGCGGCAACCCCGAAAAAAGGCGGGCGTCTGCGGGTCGGCCTGACCGGTGGTGCTACCACCGACACCTTGGATCCAGGCCAGATTCTCGACCTGTACATGATTCATCTGCAGTTTGGCCAGTTGCGCAACAGCCTGACCGAGGTTGCCGCCAACGGTCAGCTGACGCCTGAACTGGCGGAAAGCTGGGAAGCCAGTCCGGACGCCAAAAACTGGCATTTCAAGATCCGCAAGGGCGTCGAGTTCCACAACGGCAAGAGCCTGACCTCGGAAGACGTGATCGCGTCGATCAACCATCACCTGGGCGAAGATTCGAAGTCGGCCGCCAAGGGCATCATGGCTGGTGTGGTTTCGGTCAAGGCCGACGGCAAACATGCGATAAACGTTGAACTCAGCGGCGGCGACGCCGATTTCCCGTTCCTGCTGACCGATTACCACATGAATATCTGCCCGGCTAATAGCGATGGCACGATCGACTGGGCATCCGGGATCGGTACCGGTGGGTACGTGTTGAAACAGCATGATGCAGGGGTACGTTCATTCACCACGCGCAACCCGAACTACTGGAAAGAAGGCTTTGCGCATTTCGATGAAGTCGAAATCACGCAGATCGCCGATGCAACCGCGCGCAGCCAGGCGTTGCAGGGTGGTCAGCTCGATGTGATCAACAACGTGCCGACCCAGACTATACACCTGATGAAGCGGGTTCCGGGAATCAAGATCGAGGCGACCACCGGTAACAAACAGATTACGCTGCCGATGCGCACCGACACGGCGCCATTCGACAACAACGATGTGCGCACCGCGGTCAAGTACATCGTCGATCGCGAAGAATGGCTGAGGAAGGTGGTGCACGGTTTCGGTCAGCTGGGTAACGATCATCCTATCGGCCCGGCCAATATCTACCGCGCCACCGAGGCCGAGTTGCCGCAACGCCAGTACGATCCGGACAAGGCAAAGTTCCATCTGAAGAAGGCCGGTTTGAGCAAGCTCGACATCGATTTTCATGCGGCCGAAACCGGTTTTGGCGGCGCCCTCGATGCCGGGCAATTGATGGCCGCTTCGGCCCGTGCGGCCGGTATTAACATCAATGTTGTGCGCGAGCCGGACGATGGATACTGGAGCAACGTCTGGATGAAGAAGCCTTTCAGCGCCTGTTACTGGAGCGGCCGCGCCACCGAGAACTGGATTTTCTCGCAAATTTATGCTGCGGACGCGAGCTGGAACGATACTTACTGGAAGCATGATAAGTTCAACAAGCTGTTGGTGTTGGCCCGCGCCGAACTCGATCCGAACAAGCGGCGGATACTCTACGTCGAGATGCAGCAAATCGTGCACCATGAAGGCGGCGTCTGCCTGCCATTGTTCCGCAGCGATGTCATGGCATATAACGAACGCCTGCACGTGCCCGAAGTGATCGGTAACAACTGGGAGCTCGACGGTGCCAAGAACTCCGAGCGCTGGTGGTTTGCCTAG
- a CDS encoding antibiotic biosynthesis monooxygenase encodes MAYVLAVTWTAKPGHEAEISEILQQLGEASREEAGIITYTTHVDPDNPREFFIYEKYHDADGLAAHQETAHFKELVLEKAIPLLESRVRRQFVDF; translated from the coding sequence ATGGCATACGTATTGGCGGTAACCTGGACCGCGAAACCGGGTCACGAGGCGGAAATCAGTGAAATCTTGCAACAGCTCGGTGAAGCGTCGCGCGAGGAAGCAGGCATTATTACCTACACGACGCACGTTGATCCGGATAATCCGCGAGAGTTCTTTATCTACGAAAAGTATCACGATGCCGATGGGTTGGCCGCCCACCAGGAAACCGCGCATTTCAAGGAACTCGTGCTGGAAAAGGCAATCCCCTTACTCGAATCCAGGGTTCGCAGGCAATTTGTTGATTTTTAA
- a CDS encoding DUF4202 domain-containing protein, which translates to MSQNQSTYEKARALIDAANSADPNQVSVDGKEWPKELLYSERMSDMLKRYRPDADDAMKLAIRAQHIERWKSPRNAYPMDRIGYLKWRKDLYKIQANTAAELLQQAGYGDEDVERVRNAVAKKNIKGNPDTQLLEDVTDLCFMEHYMLEFVDKHPDYSEEKWIEIIQKTWHKMSDNAHQFALSGAVKLPETLVPLIHKAVAGPT; encoded by the coding sequence ATGTCTCAAAATCAATCAACCTACGAAAAGGCCAGGGCGTTAATCGATGCCGCTAACAGCGCAGACCCCAACCAGGTATCCGTTGACGGTAAAGAATGGCCCAAGGAACTCCTCTACTCCGAACGCATGTCAGACATGCTGAAGCGCTACAGACCCGATGCCGATGACGCGATGAAGCTCGCCATACGGGCACAGCATATCGAGCGCTGGAAATCACCACGCAATGCTTACCCCATGGATCGCATCGGCTACCTGAAGTGGCGCAAGGACCTGTACAAGATCCAGGCGAATACTGCCGCCGAATTATTGCAGCAAGCAGGATATGGCGACGAGGATGTAGAGCGGGTTCGAAACGCGGTCGCCAAGAAAAACATCAAGGGTAACCCGGACACGCAGCTACTGGAGGACGTGACGGACCTTTGCTTCATGGAGCACTACATGCTCGAATTTGTTGACAAGCACCCCGATTACAGCGAGGAAAAGTGGATAGAGATTATCCAGAAAACCTGGCACAAGATGTCCGACAATGCACACCAGTTCGCATTGTCCGGGGCGGTCAAGTTGCCCGAGACCCTGGTGCCCCTGATTCATAAGGCAGTTGCTGGTCCCACATAA
- a CDS encoding VOC family protein → MNTTEKRPPVWIGHVAMHTSSLRESSEFMQLVGMRLIASGDEYAILEMRGGTHLVLTTDAESKLIRGSFDLMVEDLDATHKHYTQLGLEPGEIEHGQIHDYFELREPGGTMITFNSSHVGQLPV, encoded by the coding sequence ATGAATACGACTGAAAAACGGCCCCCGGTCTGGATTGGGCACGTGGCCATGCACACCTCAAGCCTGCGCGAATCCAGCGAGTTCATGCAACTCGTGGGAATGCGCCTGATCGCCAGTGGCGATGAATATGCGATACTGGAAATGCGTGGCGGCACGCACCTGGTACTGACGACGGACGCGGAATCAAAACTAATAAGGGGAAGCTTTGACCTTATGGTCGAAGACCTCGACGCTACTCACAAGCACTATACCCAACTGGGCCTCGAGCCAGGCGAAATCGAACACGGCCAGATTCACGATTACTTCGAACTGCGCGAGCCGGGCGGTACAATGATTACGTTCAATTCCAGCCACGTTGGTCAATTACCGGTTTAA
- a CDS encoding 3-hydroxyacyl-CoA dehydrogenase NAD-binding domain-containing protein: MLNQAPENVRRIACIGAGPIGGGWAAHFLAQGYLVTSYLHDASEYDALMRLLETAWSSLEAVGLADGASMDNFSWTTDLGKATEKAEFIQESVPEVLTLKQGLYKILGEIVDANVVIASSTSGLSMTNIQAECATPERTVVAHPFNPPYLLPLVEMIGGEKTSPHTVEWAEQFYRHAGKAPLVMKKEIPGFIATRLQEAIWREALHMVANGEATVEQIDQAVVNGPGPRWALMGPCEIFHVGGGEGGMAYCLDQFGPALKLPWTRLIAPELTDDLRKAMIDGCVEMTAGQDFASLSKKMNDGLVEIAKMKRKLKNQ; encoded by the coding sequence ATGTTAAACCAGGCACCCGAAAACGTGCGTCGAATCGCCTGTATTGGCGCCGGCCCGATTGGTGGCGGTTGGGCTGCGCACTTCCTGGCCCAGGGATACCTTGTCACCAGTTACCTGCATGATGCATCCGAGTACGATGCATTGATGCGGCTGCTCGAAACCGCGTGGTCGAGTCTCGAGGCAGTTGGTCTCGCCGACGGCGCCTCGATGGACAACTTCAGCTGGACGACCGACCTCGGCAAGGCAACCGAAAAGGCCGAGTTTATCCAGGAAAGCGTGCCCGAGGTGTTGACGCTGAAACAGGGCCTGTACAAGATCCTGGGTGAAATAGTGGACGCCAACGTAGTAATCGCGTCGAGCACCTCCGGGCTGTCGATGACCAATATCCAGGCCGAATGCGCGACACCAGAACGCACCGTGGTCGCGCATCCCTTCAATCCACCCTACCTGTTACCGCTGGTTGAAATGATCGGCGGCGAAAAAACCAGTCCGCACACGGTCGAATGGGCCGAACAATTTTACCGACATGCCGGCAAGGCACCACTGGTCATGAAGAAGGAAATCCCGGGATTCATCGCCACGCGCCTGCAGGAAGCCATCTGGCGCGAGGCGCTGCACATGGTTGCCAATGGTGAAGCTACCGTCGAGCAGATCGATCAGGCGGTGGTCAACGGCCCGGGACCACGCTGGGCCCTGATGGGACCCTGCGAAATCTTTCATGTCGGCGGTGGCGAGGGCGGCATGGCCTACTGCCTCGATCAGTTCGGGCCCGCGCTGAAGCTGCCGTGGACGCGCCTGATAGCGCCGGAACTGACCGATGATCTCAGGAAAGCCATGATCGACGGTTGCGTCGAGATGACCGCGGGCCAGGATTTTGCGAGTTTAAGCAAAAAGATGAATGACGGGCTGGTCGAAATTGCGAAAATGAAACGAAAATTAAAAAACCAGTAA
- a CDS encoding enoyl-CoA hydratase-related protein, whose product MIPGDDEVRVTVDNSVMVITIDRPKANAIDLPTSRKLGEAFVYFRDNPELKVAIVTGAGEKIFCAGWDLKALDSGDTPLENWWEAEDPELGGFAGITEMWNLNKPVIAALNGLTIGGGFEIALACDLIIAAEHVEFALPELPLGLIPDAGAVQRLPKRLPYNIALEMLYLGRRMSASEAMHYGLINKVVAADQLMNSARDWADQLSQVAPLALQSVKEVLRAIECEPTERAFHKMRYEDLPTYRAMLSSEDAGEGVKAFVEKRDAKFKGR is encoded by the coding sequence ATGATTCCAGGTGATGACGAGGTACGGGTTACCGTCGATAATTCGGTGATGGTGATCACCATCGATCGCCCCAAGGCAAACGCAATCGATCTACCTACCAGCCGCAAGCTGGGCGAGGCATTTGTCTACTTTCGCGATAATCCTGAGCTCAAGGTAGCCATCGTTACCGGTGCCGGTGAAAAGATATTTTGCGCGGGTTGGGATTTGAAAGCGCTGGACAGCGGCGATACGCCGCTGGAGAACTGGTGGGAGGCCGAGGACCCGGAACTGGGCGGCTTTGCCGGAATCACCGAAATGTGGAACCTCAACAAACCCGTCATCGCCGCACTCAATGGATTGACTATCGGTGGAGGCTTCGAAATAGCGCTCGCCTGCGACCTGATCATCGCGGCCGAGCATGTTGAGTTTGCGCTGCCGGAGTTACCGCTCGGACTGATCCCCGACGCCGGTGCCGTGCAGCGCCTGCCGAAACGCTTGCCCTACAATATCGCGCTCGAAATGCTGTACCTGGGTCGTCGCATGAGCGCCAGCGAAGCGATGCATTACGGCCTTATCAACAAGGTCGTCGCGGCGGATCAATTGATGAACTCGGCGCGCGACTGGGCCGACCAATTGTCACAGGTTGCACCCCTCGCGTTGCAATCGGTTAAAGAAGTACTGCGCGCTATCGAATGCGAACCGACCGAGCGAGCGTTTCACAAAATGCGTTACGAAGATCTTCCGACCTACCGCGCAATGCTGTCTTCGGAGGATGCCGGCGAGGGAGTCAAGGCTTTCGTGGAAAAGCGCGACGCTAAGTTCAAGGGTCGTTAA
- a CDS encoding acyl-CoA dehydrogenase family protein, with protein MNYNLTAEQDMIIRSLRAFREQELEPHEAEVDRTGEVPEELGRHIKQKAIEMGFYAPNLPEEIGGGGLDYKTLALFERELGKTSYGLHGYIHRPSEILMACRDDQVEKYLRPCVTGEKKEVFALTEPGAGSDILSMATTAKRDGDDFIINGSKHFISSPVIPDFAILFAWTGVQQTKRGERKLVTAFLIDQGAPGFEIQRGPRCAAQRAYHTWQLSFNQCRVPRSQVLGEEGQGFDLADKWLKMGRVWVAAAACGKMERLLELATRYATERKQFGQAIGKFQGTSFKLADMATDLQAADLLVMHAAAKADQGIMEPDDAAMAKLFASEAVGRAADCTIQIYGGMGLMEELPIERLWRDARLDRIWDGTSEIQRHIISRSLLRQYES; from the coding sequence ATGAATTACAATCTGACCGCCGAGCAGGACATGATCATCCGTTCGCTGCGTGCTTTTCGCGAGCAGGAACTCGAGCCGCACGAGGCCGAGGTAGATCGAACTGGCGAAGTACCCGAGGAACTGGGTCGGCATATCAAGCAAAAGGCCATTGAAATGGGTTTTTATGCACCCAATCTGCCCGAAGAGATAGGCGGTGGCGGTCTCGACTATAAAACCTTGGCCCTGTTCGAACGCGAACTGGGGAAAACCAGCTATGGCTTGCACGGGTATATCCACCGACCCTCGGAAATCTTGATGGCCTGTCGTGACGACCAAGTTGAGAAATATTTAAGACCCTGTGTCACTGGCGAAAAGAAAGAGGTTTTTGCGCTAACCGAACCCGGCGCCGGCTCGGATATTCTGTCGATGGCAACCACCGCCAAACGCGATGGCGACGATTTCATTATTAACGGCTCTAAGCACTTTATCAGTAGCCCGGTAATTCCGGATTTCGCGATACTGTTTGCCTGGACCGGGGTGCAGCAAACCAAGCGCGGCGAACGCAAACTGGTTACCGCATTTCTGATCGATCAGGGTGCACCCGGCTTTGAGATCCAGCGTGGTCCGCGCTGTGCGGCCCAGCGTGCCTACCACACCTGGCAGTTGTCATTTAACCAGTGCCGGGTACCCCGGAGCCAGGTCCTCGGTGAAGAGGGTCAGGGATTCGATCTCGCCGACAAGTGGCTCAAGATGGGGCGTGTCTGGGTGGCTGCCGCCGCCTGCGGAAAAATGGAACGCCTGCTCGAACTGGCCACCCGCTATGCCACGGAGCGCAAGCAATTCGGTCAGGCGATCGGTAAATTCCAGGGAACCTCGTTCAAGCTTGCCGATATGGCAACCGATCTGCAGGCCGCCGACCTGCTGGTGATGCATGCTGCCGCTAAAGCCGACCAGGGTATCATGGAGCCTGACGATGCGGCCATGGCCAAGCTGTTTGCGTCGGAGGCAGTCGGGCGAGCGGCCGACTGCACGATCCAGATTTACGGTGGTATGGGATTGATGGAGGAGTTGCCGATCGAACGTCTGTGGCGCGACGCCCGTCTCGATCGGATCTGGGACGGCACTTCGGAAATTCAACGCCATATTATTTCACGCTCATTACTGCGCCAGTATGAATCCTGA
- a CDS encoding methyltransferase domain-containing protein, which translates to MSEPPTQEYDENLMAFLEAVWGEGFMSPGGTDEVDRYLAGISLDEKSVLDIGCGLGGIDIHLVQQHGAALVTGIDVDPALIERCNLLAQKYNVVAQSRFVCVDPGPLPFDSESFDIVTSKDSIIHIANKHDLAVDVYRVLKPDGWFVASDWLAGYDGEPSREMQEYLIAEGLDFGLASANTYLDALESAGFTDIEIVDRNDWYRQQAREEREQMGGVLYDGLASKVGTEFLEHEIDVWDKMIIAIDQGQLRPTHLRGRKPELV; encoded by the coding sequence ATGAGCGAACCGCCAACCCAGGAATATGATGAAAATTTGATGGCTTTTCTGGAAGCCGTCTGGGGGGAAGGCTTCATGTCACCCGGTGGTACTGATGAGGTTGATCGCTACCTGGCCGGGATTAGTCTCGATGAAAAATCTGTGCTCGATATCGGCTGCGGTCTCGGTGGCATTGACATTCACCTGGTGCAGCAGCATGGGGCAGCATTGGTAACCGGCATTGACGTCGACCCGGCTCTGATTGAGCGCTGCAATCTACTGGCGCAAAAGTATAATGTCGTGGCTCAATCAAGGTTCGTTTGCGTCGATCCTGGTCCGTTACCGTTTGATAGCGAGAGCTTTGACATCGTCACCAGCAAGGATTCGATCATTCACATTGCGAATAAACATGATCTGGCCGTCGACGTTTATCGAGTGCTCAAGCCGGATGGCTGGTTTGTCGCCAGCGACTGGCTGGCTGGCTATGATGGCGAACCATCGCGGGAAATGCAGGAATATCTCATTGCGGAGGGCCTGGATTTCGGACTCGCATCCGCCAACACCTATCTGGATGCATTGGAGAGCGCCGGATTTACCGATATCGAAATTGTCGACCGCAATGACTGGTATCGCCAACAGGCCCGCGAGGAACGCGAACAAATGGGCGGCGTCCTGTACGATGGCCTGGCATCAAAGGTCGGAACCGAATTTCTGGAGCACGAAATTGATGTCTGGGACAAGATGATCATTGCCATCGACCAGGGGCAATTGCGCCCGACCCACTTGCGCGGACGAAAACCGGAGCTCGTTTAA
- the hspQ gene encoding heat shock protein HspQ: MSITNTQFTIGQVVKHRLYDFRGVIIDVDPEFNNTEEWWLSIPEELRPHKDQPFYHLLAENESMAYEAYVSEQNLLSDESGEPVNHPQVPEMFGEFKGDSYALPDSYRN; this comes from the coding sequence ATGAGCATAACGAATACACAGTTTACAATCGGACAGGTCGTCAAACACCGACTGTACGATTTTCGTGGCGTCATCATCGATGTCGATCCCGAATTCAACAATACCGAGGAATGGTGGCTATCGATTCCGGAAGAGCTACGGCCTCACAAGGACCAGCCGTTTTATCACCTGCTGGCGGAAAACGAGAGCATGGCTTACGAAGCCTACGTGTCTGAACAGAATCTTTTAAGCGACGAAAGCGGCGAACCCGTTAATCACCCTCAGGTCCCTGAGATGTTCGGTGAGTTTAAGGGCGACAGTTACGCGCTGCCGGATAGCTACCGCAATTAA
- a CDS encoding D-2-hydroxyacid dehydrogenase: MKPVLLIQGAEQIEDVPRLGELCEQAELRFATTTDELRAALSGAEAMLGWNFRADSLREAWDSATELRWIHWAGAGVDAAMFPELVDSDVQLTNARGIFDVPIAEWVLGMIICFAKQIPETLEFQAQAQWRHRLTEIVAGKRALVVGVGSIGRAIGRLLQAAGMEVEAIGRSARDGGADFSHIHAVDDLHAHLAGADYVVLITPLTEHTRNLFGATEFAAMASHARFINVGRGALVVEDALLKALNEQQIAGAALDVFVDEPLQPDSPFWSATNCLVSPHMSGDYIEYEAAMAKQFLDNWTRYAAGNPLNNIVDKKLGFVPGSAV, translated from the coding sequence TTGAAACCGGTTTTGTTGATACAGGGGGCAGAGCAGATTGAAGATGTGCCCCGTCTTGGTGAACTCTGCGAGCAGGCTGAACTGCGATTTGCGACAACTACCGATGAATTGCGTGCAGCGCTCTCCGGGGCTGAAGCCATGTTGGGCTGGAACTTTCGCGCTGACAGCCTGCGCGAGGCCTGGGATAGTGCAACCGAGTTGCGCTGGATCCACTGGGCAGGCGCGGGTGTGGATGCCGCGATGTTTCCAGAACTGGTTGACAGTGACGTTCAATTGACCAATGCGCGCGGTATTTTTGATGTGCCGATTGCCGAATGGGTGCTTGGGATGATCATTTGCTTCGCCAAGCAGATTCCCGAGACACTCGAGTTCCAGGCGCAGGCGCAGTGGCGGCATCGACTGACCGAAATCGTTGCGGGCAAGCGTGCCCTCGTGGTTGGAGTTGGTTCGATAGGGCGCGCGATCGGCCGCCTGCTGCAGGCGGCAGGCATGGAGGTTGAAGCCATTGGTCGCAGTGCGCGCGATGGTGGAGCGGATTTTAGCCATATTCACGCGGTGGATGATTTGCATGCGCACCTGGCCGGTGCAGATTACGTGGTACTGATCACCCCTTTGACTGAACACACCCGCAACCTTTTTGGCGCTACAGAATTTGCCGCCATGGCCTCGCACGCGCGCTTCATCAACGTTGGCAGGGGCGCGCTCGTGGTCGAGGATGCGCTGCTCAAGGCCCTGAACGAGCAACAAATTGCCGGCGCTGCACTCGATGTTTTCGTGGACGAGCCACTGCAGCCGGACAGCCCGTTCTGGAGCGCGACCAATTGCCTGGTTTCGCCCCATATGTCAGGTGACTATATCGAGTACGAGGCGGCGATGGCGAAACAGTTTTTAGATAATTGGACGCGCTACGCGGCCGGTAATCCGTTAAACAATATCGTCGATAAGAAGCTGGGTTTTGTGCCGGGATCCGCCGTCTGA